A window of Suncus etruscus isolate mSunEtr1 chromosome 4, mSunEtr1.pri.cur, whole genome shotgun sequence contains these coding sequences:
- the LOC126006750 gene encoding olfactory receptor 6N2-like — translation MEQANHTSTPFFLLAGFMIPYSLRPLAFLGSLSVYILTLMGNLFIIMLVKADPGLHTPMYFFLSVLSFLELWYVSTTAPTLLRSLLWGQTSMPSAACFIQLYAFHALGLTECYLLGAMALDRYLAICHPLHYHLLMSPQLRVALAGASWAAGFSAALVPASLMATMPFCLTEVAHYFCDLAPLMRLACIDTGWHKRIISAFIGTINGSDFFCIVGLYGGIIRAVLRLPSGASRVKAFSTCSSHVTVVALFFGSAFIVYSGASGSHMERTDRYIALVYALITPLFNPIIYTLRNKEVKEAVWRIFQRFRTLQGL, via the coding sequence ATGGAACAGGCCAACCACACAAGCACCCCTTTTTTCCTACTTGCTGGTTTCATGATCCCATACTCCCTGAGACCACTAGCCTTCCTGGGGAGTCTGAGTGTATACATTCTCACACTGATGGGGAACTTGTTCATCATTATGCTAGTGAAGGCAGACCCCGGGCTGCACacacccatgtacttcttcctcagcGTGCTGTCCTTCCTGGAGTTGTGGTATGTGAGTACCACAGCCCCCACACTGCTGCGCTCACTTCTCTGGGGGCAAACCTCCATGCCCTCAGCTGCATGCTTCATCCAGCTCTATGCTTTCCATGCATTGGGATTGACTGAATGCTACCTGTTGGGTGCCATGGCACTGGATCGCTACCTAGCCATCTGCCACCCACTGCATTATCACTTACTCATGAGTCCACAGCTGCGGGTGGCGCTGGCTGGTGCCTCCTGGGCAGCTGGCTTCTCAGCTGCCCTGGTGCCAGCCAGCCTTATGGCAACCATGCCTTTCTGTTTGACTGAGGTAGCTCACTACTTCTGTGACCTGGCTCCTCTCATGCGCCTGGCATGCATAGACACAGGCTGGCACAAACGCATCATCAGCGCTTTTATCGGCACCATCAATGGCTCTGACTTCTTTTGCATTGTGGGTCTGTATGGTGGTATCATTAGGGCTGTGTTAAGGCTGCCATCTGGGGCCAGTCGAGTCAAGGCTTTCTCTACCTGCTCCTCACATGTGACAGTAGTGGCACTGTTCTTCGGCTCTGCCTTCATAGTCTACTCGGGGGCTTCTGGAAGCCACATGGAACGCACTGATAGGTATATTGCCTTGGTTTATGCCTTGATTACACCTTTATTCAACCCCATAATCTATACCCTGCGCAACAAGGAGGTGAAGGAAGCCGTATGGAGGATCTTCCAGAGGTTCCGAACACTCCAGGGACTCTGA
- the LOC126006745 gene encoding olfactory receptor 6N2: MELHNSSHIVEFVLLGFPQVGHIQGWLFLLLLVAYLFTICGNLLIFLVIRLDAALHTPMYHFVSVLSFLELWYTATTIPKMLANLLSEKKTISFAGCLLQTYFFHSLGASECYLLTAMAYDRYLAICRPLHYPSIMTPMLCFKMAAGCWTCGFLCPISEVILVSQLPFCGDNKIPHIFCDFPPLLSLACKDTSTNVLVDFAINAFIILITFLFIMTSYGRIIGAVLKIQTTAGRKKAFSTCASHLIVVLIFFGSIIFMYVRLKKSYSLTMDRTLAVVYSVLTPLANPIIYSLRNKELIKAIKRTIFRKGDKSNPSHH; encoded by the coding sequence ATGGAGCTGCACAACAGCTCCCACATAGTGGAATTTGTGCTGCTTGGCTTCCCCCaggtgggccacatccagggctGGCTCTTCCTCCTACTGCTAGTGGCCTACCTGTTCACCATCTGTGGCAACCTACTTATCTTCCTGGTCATCCGGCTGGATGCAGCACTGCACACACCCATGTACCACTTTGTCAGTGTGCTGTCCTTCCTGGAGCTGTGGTACACGGCCACCACCATCCCAAAGATGCTGGCCAATCTGCTCAGTGAGAAAAAGACCATTTCTTTTGCAGGATGCCTCCTGCAGACATACTTCTTCCATTCCCTCGGGGCCTCTGAATGCTACCTACTCACTGccatggcctatgaccgctatCTGGCCATCTGCCGGCCCCTGCATTACCCATCCATCATGACCCCAATGCTCTGCTTCAAGATGGCAGCTGGCTGCTGGACATGTGGCTTCCTCTGTCCCATCTCTGAGGTCATTCTGGTGTCCCAGCTCCCCTTTTGTGGTGACAATAAAATCCCTCACATCTTCTGTGATTTCCCCCCTTTGCTGAGTCTCGCTTGCAAGGACACATCCACCAATGTGCTTGTCGACTTTGCCATCAATGCCTTCATCATCCTTATTACCTTCCTTTTCATCATGACTTCCTACGGGAGGATCATTGGAGCGGTCTTGAAAATCCAGACAACAGCCGGAAGGAAGAAGGCCTTCTCCACTTGTGCCTCCCACCTCATTGTGGTGCTCATCTTCTTTGGGAGCATCATCTTCATGTATGTGCGCCTCAAGAAGAGCTACTCGCTGACTATGGACAGGACACTGGCTGTTGTCTACTCTGTCCTCACCCCTCTGGCAAACCCTATCATTTATAGCCTCAGAAACAAGGAGCTCATCAAGGCCATTAAGAGGACCATCTTCCGCAAAGGGGACAAAAGCAACCCCTCTCACCATTGA